The Arachis hypogaea cultivar Tifrunner chromosome 19, arahy.Tifrunner.gnm2.J5K5, whole genome shotgun sequence genome has a window encoding:
- the LOC112776457 gene encoding probable glutathione S-transferase, translated as MEDLKLHGFWYSPFTMRVVWTLKLKGLSYENIEEDRFNKSPQLLEYNPVHKKTPVLVHGGKPICESMLILEYIEELWPQNPLVPLDPYQRSQARFWVTYSDQLFPAVVPLIYVDIANDEEKEKATEKVQKLLRDVEDQCLLLVDEKLFFGGDTINMVDIAFGSMIKFLVTMEDLNELKVLEAEKFPRLHSWFNNFKNAPIVKENFPDKEKMCANLKYIRKTIRELESSA; from the exons ATGGAAGATTTGAAGTTACATGGATTTTGGTATAGCCCCTTTACAATGAGGGTGGTATGGACCTTGAAATTGAAGGGTCTATCATATGAGAACATTGAGGAAGATCGCTTCAATAAGAGCCCTCAACTTCTTGAATACAACCCTGTGCATAAGAAGACCCCAGTGCTTGTTCATGGTGGAAAACCCATTTGTGAGTCCATGCTCATTCTGGAATACATTGAAGAGTTATGGCCACAGAATCCATTGGTCCCTCTTGATCCCTATCAGAGGTCTCAAGCAAGGTTTTGGGTTACATATTCTGATCAGTTG TTTCCTGCAGTTGTGCCACTAATTTACGTCGACATTGCTAATGATGAAGAGAAGGAAAAGGCCACAGAGAAGGTCCAAAAACTTCTAAGAGATGTTGAAGATCAATGCTTATTATTGGTTGATGAGAAACTATTCTTTGGTGGTGACACTATTAATATGGTGGACATAGCTTTTGGATCAATGATCAAATTTCTTGTAACTATGGAAgatttgaatgaattgaaggttcTAGAAGCTGAGAAATTCCCTCGTTTGCATTCATGGTTTAATAATTTCAAGAATGCTCCAATCGTCAAAGAAAACTTCCCTGATAAAGAGAAAATGTGTGCTAATTTGAAGTATATCAGAAAAACAATAAGAGAATTGGAATCATCTGCCTAG